The DNA segment CGATCCGCAAGTCGACCTCGCCTCGGCTCCGCTCAGCACGTTTGGGCATAACGCGTGGATTCTTCCCCGCAATCACCAGCGTCTAGGCATCGCCAACCAGGCTCCGCCGACAACCATGCGTCGCTAACCATGCAGGCAACATGCAAAGATGCGAATCGCTAAAACCCCGTACTTCATCTGGCTGACCACTTTCGTCTGCTTGGCCGTGTTTGCCAACTGGCCAGTCCGCACCGGGATTCCCGTTGGCTTTTTCACGTACGTTGGCTTTCCGTGGCAATTCGCGCTGTGGAGTGGAGGCGCGCTGGTAGATTTCGATAGCTTGGCGCTGACACTTGATATAAGCATTTGGCTATCGCTGTTGGCCGTCGCTCCCTGGGCGCTGTCACGACGTCCACGTTCAAAGAAAGCTTCGCCTGCTTAATCGAAGTCCGCAAATCCACTAAGGCATTTCTGCTTCGCTGGCGTTTTCTGGGGCTGGCATCGGCTTGGCTTGCTTTACCGATTCGACGAATTCAGCGTATTGGCGCACGGTTAACTTGGCTGGCATTTCTTTCGGATCGCTGACACCGGTGACTGTTCCCAGGTCTTCGGCCGAGATCTTCACACCTAATTGATCTTCGGTTTTGAAGACGATTGCCACAAAGTCGAGCCCATCGGCGCCGAGCTTTTCGAACGTCTGATCTGCGGCAACGTCTGCCGGCGCGATTCCAATCTGCTCGGCCACGATCTCTTGCACCTTAACCACCTCAGGCGAATTCGCAGCGGCAGGTGGGACCGGCAAAGGGGAAGAAGAAGAAGCTCCGCATCCGACGGCAACGAGCGTAACAAAAACCAAGCCGAGGCGAGTCATCGTGATTGAAATCCATGAAGGTTACATTAGCTTCGATACGAATGTCAGCATACCAAGGTCAACGCAAGCTGGCCATCGTCCGCCCCACCTGGCAGTGGCTCGAATCCCCGCTTTCGGGAATCGTGGTTGGGTCAACTTGGCTGGTGGTTTATGATGCAAGAGGCATATTTGCTGATTCTCGCAGCACGCTCGATCCACTTCCTAACCGCAGCCGAGAGAAAATCACTCAACCGTGTATACCGAAACCGAAGGCAGCCGCAAGGCAATTGGCGACGTTGATGTTTTGTACCACGA comes from the Bremerella cremea genome and includes:
- a CDS encoding phosphopantetheine-binding protein, translating into MTRLGLVFVTLVAVGCGASSSSPLPVPPAAANSPEVVKVQEIVAEQIGIAPADVAADQTFEKLGADGLDFVAIVFKTEDQLGVKISAEDLGTVTGVSDPKEMPAKLTVRQYAEFVESVKQAKPMPAPENASEAEMP